In Winkia neuii, a genomic segment contains:
- a CDS encoding MurT ligase domain-containing protein — translation MNQFPGDKVSAAVKKVGGAAKDLGSSLSVLPRAAKSGSSIRTLLAIAAGQGASWASRTLGRGSGGMIGGTVAEKLSPELLQKLAAPMRSVIITGTNGKSTTTRMIAEACAAGGLTVATNRGGDNMSEGVLSALMEEPTADVAVLEVDEMHVRKVAAAVNPDVLVFLNLSRDQLDRVGEIATIERRLRATVVEHPQTTVVANVDDPLMTSAAWDSHKPVWVAAGKGWSGDSLTAPRTGGAILYTDKQAAASGTDTGVYWHSVPLDELQLAGGKTTAGPDEAGQAVSGLDAKNPTDFYRPEPTWTWSADSYQPGATMKANTPAGAVSVTVNLPGRANRGNASQALAAAVALGVDPKQGAAGIAKVSAVAGRYASLDVNGKSVRLLLAKNPAGWQESLTMLDPQAALVVGVNGQRADGTDLSWLWDVDFDKLAGARVWATGERGADLQVRLRYAGVDAQYADTPLQGLDKIPGGRVDMLLNYTSFRDTRAELIRKGLMK, via the coding sequence ATGAACCAGTTTCCAGGGGACAAGGTATCCGCAGCAGTAAAGAAGGTAGGTGGGGCAGCCAAGGATTTGGGCTCGTCCCTATCTGTCCTGCCCCGAGCAGCAAAGTCGGGCAGCTCCATCCGCACTTTGCTGGCAATAGCCGCGGGGCAGGGCGCTTCTTGGGCCTCCCGCACCCTAGGGCGGGGCAGCGGTGGCATGATCGGTGGCACGGTCGCCGAAAAGCTTAGCCCCGAGCTGTTGCAAAAGCTGGCTGCCCCGATGCGGTCGGTGATCATCACGGGCACCAACGGCAAATCCACTACCACCCGCATGATCGCCGAGGCGTGTGCAGCGGGAGGCCTTACCGTAGCCACCAATCGCGGCGGCGACAATATGTCCGAGGGCGTGCTCTCCGCCCTCATGGAAGAGCCTACGGCGGACGTGGCCGTACTAGAGGTAGACGAGATGCACGTGCGCAAGGTGGCTGCCGCCGTAAACCCTGACGTGCTTGTGTTTCTAAATCTTTCTCGCGACCAGCTGGATCGCGTAGGCGAGATTGCCACTATTGAGCGGCGGCTGCGTGCCACCGTCGTGGAACACCCACAGACCACGGTCGTAGCAAACGTGGATGACCCGCTGATGACCTCTGCCGCCTGGGACAGCCACAAACCCGTGTGGGTAGCTGCCGGCAAAGGCTGGTCGGGTGATTCCCTGACCGCCCCTCGCACGGGCGGGGCAATCCTGTACACCGACAAACAGGCGGCAGCCTCCGGTACCGACACGGGCGTGTACTGGCATTCCGTACCTCTAGACGAACTCCAACTAGCGGGCGGGAAAACCACAGCCGGCCCCGACGAAGCGGGCCAGGCAGTGTCCGGCTTAGACGCTAAAAACCCCACCGACTTCTACCGCCCAGAACCTACCTGGACCTGGAGCGCCGACTCCTACCAGCCAGGCGCCACCATGAAAGCAAACACTCCTGCCGGGGCCGTCTCAGTCACCGTCAACCTGCCCGGGCGAGCCAACCGCGGCAACGCCTCCCAGGCGCTCGCGGCGGCGGTCGCCCTCGGCGTAGATCCCAAGCAGGGGGCTGCCGGGATCGCGAAGGTGAGCGCCGTGGCAGGCCGCTACGCAAGCTTGGATGTGAATGGCAAGTCGGTGCGGCTGCTGCTGGCAAAGAACCCGGCTGGGTGGCAGGAGTCGCTCACCATGCTGGACCCGCAGGCCGCCCTGGTCGTAGGCGTAAACGGGCAGCGGGCAGACGGCACTGACCTGTCCTGGCTGTGGGACGTGGACTTTGACAAGTTGGCGGGCGCGCGCGTGTGGGCTACTGGCGAAAGAGGCGCAGACCTGCAGGTACGGCTGCGCTATGCCGGAGTGGACGCGCAGTATGCGGATACTCCGCTGCAGGGGCTGGACAAGATTCCTGGCGGGCGCGTGGATATGCTGCTCAACTACACTTCTTTCCGCGATACACGCGCCGAACTAATCAGGAAGGGGCTGATGAAATGA
- the pheA gene encoding prephenate dehydratase — translation MAAKQQSNAQRWAFLGPFGTFCEQALSQVLPEDAEALPCTGEKAALDAVRNGDAVRAVVPIENSVEGGVNATIDSLGHGSPLVIVGEVYVPVGFTLCVRKGTAREEIKRVGTHPHAWAQCRNWLTENLPGVRHVPATSTAAGAKLLAEGEASYDAALCSAISATRYQLEVVEENVADNRGGRTRFVVVAKPGVPGQATGADKTTLQITLRSNEAGALLSMLQQVKARGVNLSRIESRPVAAHPGTYSFSVDLEGHVREERVQAVLNGLHRHCQKVRFIGSYPRADHQETQVEIGSRDQDFVAARAWVDSVLRGEGI, via the coding sequence ATGGCAGCAAAGCAGCAATCAAACGCTCAAAGATGGGCATTCCTAGGCCCCTTCGGCACATTTTGTGAGCAGGCGCTCAGCCAGGTGCTGCCAGAAGATGCCGAAGCGCTGCCCTGCACGGGCGAAAAAGCGGCGCTGGACGCGGTCCGCAACGGCGATGCGGTCCGCGCTGTTGTCCCCATCGAAAATTCTGTAGAGGGCGGGGTAAACGCCACTATTGATTCGCTCGGGCACGGTTCCCCACTAGTCATCGTGGGAGAGGTCTACGTGCCTGTCGGCTTCACCCTGTGCGTGCGCAAGGGAACTGCCCGCGAAGAGATCAAGCGCGTAGGTACCCACCCTCATGCGTGGGCGCAATGTCGCAACTGGCTTACCGAAAATTTGCCGGGCGTACGGCACGTGCCAGCCACCTCTACCGCTGCGGGCGCAAAGCTGCTTGCCGAGGGCGAAGCCAGCTACGACGCCGCCCTCTGCAGTGCCATTTCGGCCACCCGCTACCAGCTGGAAGTTGTGGAGGAAAACGTGGCGGACAATCGTGGTGGACGCACCCGCTTCGTAGTGGTGGCAAAGCCGGGTGTGCCTGGGCAGGCAACCGGGGCGGATAAGACGACGCTGCAGATCACGCTCCGTTCTAACGAGGCCGGCGCACTGCTGTCCATGCTGCAGCAGGTGAAGGCCCGCGGAGTGAATCTATCGCGTATTGAGTCCCGCCCGGTGGCAGCGCACCCGGGCACCTACTCATTCTCGGTAGACCTGGAAGGGCACGTGCGCGAAGAGCGCGTACAGGCGGTCTTGAACGGCCTGCACAGGCATTGTCAGAAGGTCCGGTTCATCGGCTCCTACCCGCGTGCAGACCACCAGGAAACCCAGGTAGAGATTGGTTCTAGGGACCAGGACTTTGTAGCTGCTCGGGCCTGGGTTGACTCGGTATTGCGGGGCGAAGGAATCTAG
- a CDS encoding glycosyltransferase family 2 protein, translated as MSDTQTRKVAVVIPAKDEQDRIAGTVRACKAIPGVDLIVVVDDGSSDDTQQVARHAGAATVRHTVNRGKASAMETGANIVAMHDAEGAEPHLLLFIDADLGESAAETTPLVEAVNQGRCDMAIAVLPPQPGAGGRGFVTGLARNSIECAVGWRPTQPLSGQRCITREAFDAAQPLSSGWAVETALTISVLGAGYTALEVPCNISHRPTGNDLRGQLHRLGQYRDVKVATVRLRLEGYYLKPENYAASQRMQRDFQPYQVRSR; from the coding sequence GTGTCTGACACACAAACTCGCAAGGTTGCGGTTGTAATCCCAGCTAAAGATGAACAGGACCGGATAGCCGGTACCGTGCGGGCTTGCAAAGCTATTCCTGGGGTCGACCTGATTGTTGTGGTCGATGACGGTTCTTCCGACGACACGCAGCAGGTGGCCCGTCATGCTGGCGCAGCTACGGTGCGACACACGGTGAACCGTGGCAAGGCTTCGGCCATGGAGACGGGCGCCAACATTGTGGCGATGCACGATGCCGAGGGCGCGGAGCCGCACCTACTTCTTTTTATTGACGCTGATCTGGGCGAATCTGCTGCCGAAACTACGCCTCTTGTCGAGGCTGTAAATCAGGGCCGCTGCGACATGGCGATCGCGGTTCTTCCCCCTCAGCCTGGCGCTGGTGGGCGGGGATTTGTTACCGGTCTGGCCCGCAACTCGATCGAATGTGCGGTGGGGTGGCGTCCCACCCAGCCGCTGTCGGGGCAACGTTGTATTACTCGGGAGGCCTTTGATGCTGCCCAACCACTCTCTAGCGGGTGGGCGGTAGAAACCGCGCTGACTATTTCGGTTTTGGGGGCCGGCTACACCGCACTGGAAGTGCCCTGCAACATCTCTCATCGCCCTACTGGCAACGATTTGCGCGGGCAGCTGCACCGGCTAGGCCAGTACCGGGACGTAAAGGTAGCCACTGTGCGGCTGCGCCTGGAAGGGTACTACTTGAAGCCGGAAAATTATGCTGCATCGCAGCGCATGCAGCGCGATTTCCAGCCCTATCAGGTGCGTTCCAGGTAG
- a CDS encoding DUF5926 family protein: protein MSKKSRRKAKYAARRAQIDALVAENEKKAPKQEAFTVEFNERPFAGFAREIELVAMREILPAATLQVTAKDTPIILCTMLPRNAQALIHDDGTIKVALNTRNRSGDAAHDLALVIDRALQAQPGSTIEGLDPRTEAPALTDLLDPAEMGTFTLHNDFEFWLDDATERTPEVQHAIEESADSIVQMGEVAGNRGAYWADMTHPFLRWVLSEEEEDVLNALARLRAAGKLNVGEGSEFIGAFRACGLVAPVFQLSDEVEIDHLSADLAEPLDALRKGLDAALKDASNLTDAERRAKAGIVSRQVSLR from the coding sequence ATGAGTAAAAAGTCACGCCGCAAGGCTAAGTACGCGGCCCGCCGGGCCCAAATCGACGCCCTCGTTGCCGAAAATGAGAAGAAGGCCCCGAAGCAAGAGGCCTTCACCGTAGAATTCAACGAACGCCCCTTCGCTGGTTTTGCTCGCGAGATCGAGCTGGTTGCCATGCGCGAGATCCTGCCCGCAGCCACCTTGCAGGTGACTGCTAAGGACACTCCGATCATCCTTTGCACCATGCTTCCCCGCAACGCGCAGGCACTGATTCACGACGACGGCACCATCAAGGTGGCCCTGAATACCCGCAACCGCAGTGGGGATGCCGCCCACGACCTGGCCTTGGTCATTGACCGGGCACTGCAGGCACAGCCTGGATCAACCATTGAAGGCTTGGACCCGCGCACCGAGGCGCCGGCTCTGACCGATCTGCTTGATCCCGCCGAGATGGGCACCTTCACCCTGCACAACGATTTCGAGTTCTGGCTAGACGACGCCACCGAACGCACCCCCGAGGTGCAGCACGCCATTGAAGAATCCGCCGATTCTATCGTGCAGATGGGCGAAGTTGCGGGCAACCGCGGCGCCTACTGGGCCGACATGACCCACCCGTTCCTGCGGTGGGTGCTGTCTGAAGAGGAAGAGGACGTGCTGAACGCCCTCGCCCGGCTGCGCGCGGCAGGCAAGCTGAACGTTGGCGAAGGCAGCGAATTCATTGGGGCCTTCCGCGCCTGCGGTCTAGTCGCTCCCGTATTCCAGCTTTCCGACGAGGTCGAAATCGACCACCTGAGTGCAGACCTAGCCGAACCGCTAGATGCGCTTCGCAAGGGACTAGACGCGGCTCTGAAGGATGCCTCCAACCTGACCGACGCCGAAAGGCGTGCCAAGGCTGGTATCGTCTCGCGGCAGGTATCGCTGCGCTAA
- the pgm gene encoding phosphoglucomutase (alpha-D-glucose-1,6-bisphosphate-dependent) yields MHERAGTKATPADLINVDEVLSAYYDIVPDPNNPDQQVVFGTSGHRGSSLDGAFNEAHIVATTAAIVEYRKEHGINGPLFIGRDTHALSEPAWRTALQVLVAAGVTVRIDSRDSYTPTPAVSHAILHANGANSRHGVRTDGNGLADGIVVTPSHNPPRDGGFKYNPPTGGPADTDATGPIADRANELLADWQSIPRIPADEVLSDAHVERYDYLGSYVDDLASIIDMDAIRDAGIRIGADPLGGASVDYWAAIAEKYALDLTVVNPTVDPTWSFMTLDWDGKIRMDCSSPSAMASLLNAMTPDKDGHTPYDIATGNDADSDRHGIVTADGLMNPNHYLAVAIEYLYTHRPQWSADCAVGKTLVSSRLIDQVAANLGRNLIEVPVGFKYFVPGLLDGSIGFGGEESAGASFLRRNGEVWSTDKDGIIMALLASEILAVTGKTPSQLHKEQVERFGKPSYARVDAAATKEQKAKLKALSPQDVAADELAGEPITAKLVKAPGNDAPIGGLKVTTRNAWFAARPSGTEDVYKVYAESFLGDDHLKQVQAAAQEVVAAALK; encoded by the coding sequence ATGCACGAAAGAGCTGGAACTAAAGCAACACCCGCAGACCTCATCAACGTCGACGAAGTCCTCTCCGCCTACTACGACATAGTGCCTGATCCTAATAACCCAGATCAGCAAGTCGTATTCGGCACCTCGGGGCACCGCGGCTCCTCTCTTGATGGAGCTTTCAACGAAGCCCACATTGTTGCCACCACCGCGGCAATTGTCGAATACCGCAAGGAACACGGCATCAACGGCCCTCTTTTCATTGGCCGCGACACGCACGCCCTGTCCGAACCGGCCTGGCGCACCGCCCTGCAAGTACTTGTTGCGGCAGGAGTCACCGTCCGCATCGACTCCCGCGATTCTTACACTCCCACCCCCGCCGTCTCGCACGCGATCCTGCATGCCAACGGAGCAAATAGCAGGCACGGGGTGCGTACCGACGGGAACGGGCTGGCTGACGGCATCGTGGTTACGCCCTCGCACAACCCGCCCCGCGACGGAGGCTTCAAGTACAACCCGCCTACTGGCGGCCCGGCAGACACCGACGCGACCGGTCCCATCGCGGACCGCGCTAACGAACTGCTAGCCGACTGGCAATCCATTCCCCGCATTCCGGCAGACGAAGTCCTTTCCGATGCGCACGTGGAACGCTACGACTACCTGGGTTCGTACGTAGACGATCTAGCTTCGATCATTGACATGGACGCCATTCGCGACGCTGGCATCCGCATCGGCGCTGACCCGCTCGGCGGCGCTTCCGTAGACTACTGGGCCGCTATTGCCGAGAAGTATGCGCTAGACCTGACCGTAGTAAACCCCACCGTCGATCCCACCTGGTCTTTCATGACCCTGGACTGGGACGGCAAGATCCGCATGGACTGCTCTTCGCCCTCGGCAATGGCATCGCTGCTAAACGCGATGACTCCCGACAAGGATGGGCACACCCCATACGACATTGCGACCGGCAACGACGCAGATTCCGACCGCCACGGCATTGTCACCGCTGATGGGCTCATGAATCCGAACCACTACCTGGCCGTAGCGATCGAATACCTTTACACGCATCGGCCGCAGTGGTCTGCCGACTGCGCGGTTGGCAAAACCTTGGTTTCCTCCAGGTTGATCGACCAGGTGGCCGCCAACTTGGGGCGCAACCTGATCGAGGTACCAGTAGGCTTCAAGTACTTCGTGCCCGGCCTGCTAGATGGCAGCATTGGCTTTGGCGGCGAAGAGTCCGCGGGAGCCTCATTCCTGCGCCGCAACGGCGAGGTGTGGTCCACTGACAAGGACGGCATCATCATGGCGCTGCTGGCATCCGAAATTTTGGCTGTTACTGGGAAGACGCCCTCGCAGCTTCACAAGGAACAGGTAGAGCGCTTCGGGAAGCCTTCCTACGCGCGCGTTGATGCTGCGGCTACCAAGGAACAGAAGGCCAAGCTGAAGGCGCTTTCGCCTCAGGATGTGGCAGCTGACGAGCTTGCTGGCGAGCCCATCACCGCCAAATTGGTGAAGGCTCCAGGCAACGACGCTCCCATTGGCGGACTGAAGGTAACTACAAGGAACGCGTGGTTCGCTGCGCGGCCTTCCGGCACCGAGGACGTGTACAAGGTTTATGCTGAATCGTTCCTAGGGGACGATCACCTGAAGCAGGTTCAAGCAGCCGCCCAGGAAGTAGTCGCCGCGGCGCTAAAGTAA
- the trxA gene encoding thioredoxin yields the protein MATQELTIENFPQIVEKGIVFIDFWATWCGPCRQFSPIYDKVSEKHPDIVFGKVDTDAQQELAGMAQVQSIPTVMAFRDGVGVFRTAGVMSASELEAIIQQVRDLDMDKVRAEAEAAEEQA from the coding sequence ATGGCAACCCAAGAACTGACCATTGAAAACTTCCCACAGATTGTCGAAAAAGGCATTGTGTTCATCGATTTCTGGGCTACCTGGTGTGGCCCGTGCCGGCAGTTCTCGCCGATCTACGACAAGGTATCCGAGAAGCACCCGGATATTGTGTTCGGCAAGGTAGACACCGATGCGCAGCAGGAACTGGCCGGGATGGCACAGGTACAGTCCATCCCAACCGTCATGGCATTCCGTGACGGTGTGGGCGTATTCCGCACTGCGGGCGTCATGTCCGCTTCCGAGCTGGAAGCGATTATTCAGCAGGTACGCGACCTGGACATGGACAAGGTTCGCGCCGAGGCGGAGGCTGCCGAAGAGCAGGCTTAG
- a CDS encoding TetR/AcrR family transcriptional regulator: MPKIIGSTLAEHRQRTRNRLFEALSELLSERAFESLTMAEIAKTAGVGRTAVYNHFPDKEALLLAFIAHETEQYSQKLEASLTHIVDPVHGLRVYIRSQLELGAAYSLAPGRDLRKVVSEETEEKLHHHGDKVAAILERLLKELMESKQIPEQDTTILVSLINATLAGRTLPKEPMAREYLILSVQSFILRAVGVAAEVINVPGMAVFEQLRRSGSLEHAVDEFGASACPVHH, translated from the coding sequence GTGCCCAAAATTATCGGATCGACGCTGGCGGAACATCGCCAGCGCACACGCAATCGCCTTTTCGAGGCTCTGTCTGAATTGCTGTCAGAACGTGCCTTCGAATCTTTAACTATGGCCGAAATCGCCAAGACTGCCGGCGTTGGGCGCACAGCTGTGTACAACCACTTCCCAGACAAGGAAGCGCTACTCCTAGCTTTTATTGCCCACGAAACCGAACAGTATTCGCAAAAACTGGAAGCCTCGCTGACTCACATTGTGGATCCGGTGCACGGCCTGCGCGTCTATATTCGCAGTCAGCTTGAGCTGGGGGCCGCCTATTCGCTGGCGCCCGGCAGGGACTTGCGCAAAGTGGTCTCCGAAGAAACTGAAGAAAAACTGCACCACCATGGTGACAAGGTGGCGGCAATTCTTGAACGGCTTCTGAAAGAGCTAATGGAATCCAAGCAGATTCCGGAACAGGACACCACAATCCTGGTTTCGCTGATCAACGCCACGCTTGCGGGACGAACCCTCCCCAAGGAGCCAATGGCCCGCGAGTATCTGATTCTGTCCGTACAGTCATTCATCTTGCGTGCGGTAGGGGTGGCAGCCGAGGTCATCAACGTGCCTGGAATGGCAGTGTTCGAACAACTGCGTCGTTCAGGCTCACTAGAACATGCGGTGGACGAATTCGGGGCAAGTGCTTGCCCGGTACACCACTAG
- a CDS encoding (deoxy)nucleoside triphosphate pyrophosphohydrolase, which produces MDTNNTPLAVTPRTVVAAVIINDANTPEKILAAARSYPEDLAGQYEFPGGKIELGETPTAALERELQEELQITVRVGPELLPRQQEGQGATGFWPILADMRMRVFFAVLDPAGQTPHTTGSHSILKWVTEGESHVLPWLAPDQPIVQAAWHYIKAWAKLPKKFF; this is translated from the coding sequence ATGGACACAAACAACACGCCCCTTGCCGTCACCCCTCGCACAGTCGTCGCAGCAGTGATCATAAACGACGCCAACACGCCAGAAAAGATCCTCGCTGCCGCCCGCTCCTACCCAGAAGACCTTGCAGGCCAATATGAATTCCCTGGCGGCAAAATTGAACTGGGCGAAACGCCCACAGCCGCCCTCGAAAGAGAATTGCAAGAAGAATTGCAAATAACAGTGCGCGTAGGCCCAGAACTACTGCCCCGCCAACAAGAAGGGCAGGGCGCTACCGGCTTCTGGCCAATCCTTGCCGACATGCGCATGCGAGTATTCTTCGCCGTGCTGGACCCGGCAGGGCAGACGCCGCACACAACCGGCTCGCACAGCATTCTTAAGTGGGTAACCGAAGGTGAATCGCACGTATTGCCCTGGCTAGCCCCAGACCAACCTATTGTGCAAGCCGCATGGCATTACATAAAAGCGTGGGCAAAGTTGCCAAAGAAATTTTTCTGA
- a CDS encoding ABC transporter ATP-binding protein — protein MTTAQATGVTFTYRGADHPSINDVTITITPGTVTLLCGASGSGKTTALRLFNGLIPHFHDGDLTGSVTVDDIDVARVDLSELAHHCSTVFQNPRTQFYTTHVRQELAFGPENLGRDPQEICARIDEVAAELGIADLLESRVTQLSGGQMQRVACAVAMCNNTSLIVFDEPTANLSADVIDQLATLIARLKADGHTIIIAEHRLSFLAGIVDRVYCFDKGKIALTATGEEFYATSDEERKQLGLRSLVPVSMPSLPEPEGEGLTIDNLAFAYRHGNTVLNINHVLFPAGKITALLGPCGSGKSTLARIVCGLEKAKHASITLGGQKFTSRDAYLVMQDPTRQLFSDTVIDEVTLGTTKAEKQHIDAHAILAELDLADHEADHPQALSGGQRQRLLIATALAANKKVYIFDEPTSGVGYKHLVAISRVMRKLADTGAVVIVITHDAELVTEVADHSVRLDQINAC, from the coding sequence ATGACAACAGCCCAAGCAACTGGGGTCACCTTCACCTATCGGGGAGCAGACCACCCCTCAATCAATGACGTAACCATCACCATCACACCTGGAACCGTCACCTTGCTGTGTGGTGCGTCAGGGTCGGGGAAAACCACCGCGTTGCGGCTGTTTAACGGGCTCATCCCGCACTTCCACGACGGCGACCTTACCGGAAGCGTCACAGTCGACGACATTGACGTGGCACGAGTAGATTTATCAGAGCTTGCCCACCACTGTTCGACAGTGTTTCAAAACCCGCGCACCCAGTTCTACACCACTCACGTGCGTCAAGAACTCGCCTTCGGCCCAGAAAATCTCGGCCGCGACCCGCAGGAGATCTGTGCCCGCATTGACGAGGTTGCAGCCGAGTTAGGTATCGCCGACCTGTTGGAATCCCGCGTCACACAACTATCAGGCGGACAGATGCAACGCGTGGCCTGCGCCGTCGCCATGTGCAACAACACGTCGCTGATTGTCTTTGACGAGCCGACCGCGAACCTCTCAGCTGACGTTATCGACCAACTCGCCACACTCATCGCCAGGCTCAAAGCTGATGGACACACCATCATCATTGCTGAACACCGGCTGAGTTTCCTTGCTGGGATCGTCGACCGCGTTTACTGCTTCGACAAAGGCAAGATCGCCCTCACCGCAACCGGCGAAGAGTTCTACGCTACCTCGGATGAGGAGCGCAAACAGCTTGGACTGCGATCCCTAGTGCCCGTATCCATGCCGAGCCTGCCCGAACCAGAAGGTGAAGGGCTCACGATCGACAACCTCGCCTTTGCCTACCGCCACGGAAACACAGTCCTCAATATTAACCACGTGTTGTTTCCGGCAGGGAAAATCACGGCACTCCTTGGCCCGTGCGGTTCAGGGAAATCAACTCTGGCACGCATTGTTTGCGGACTAGAAAAAGCCAAACATGCATCCATCACACTCGGCGGACAAAAATTCACCAGCCGTGACGCCTACCTTGTGATGCAAGACCCTACCCGACAGTTGTTCTCAGATACCGTCATCGACGAAGTCACGCTCGGCACGACCAAAGCCGAAAAGCAACACATCGATGCCCACGCGATCCTTGCAGAACTCGACCTTGCCGACCACGAGGCTGATCATCCCCAAGCACTCTCTGGCGGGCAACGCCAACGCCTGCTTATTGCTACAGCACTGGCTGCGAACAAGAAAGTTTACATCTTCGACGAGCCCACGTCCGGTGTTGGCTACAAGCACCTGGTCGCGATTTCCCGAGTAATGCGTAAACTCGCTGACACCGGTGCCGTCGTCATCGTCATCACCCACGACGCTGAACTCGTTACCGAGGTCGCCGACCACAGCGTCCGCCTCGACCAAATCAACGCCTGCTAA
- a CDS encoding energy-coupling factor transporter transmembrane component T family protein — protein MLVCWEPGWRANTLNGPVLSKLPDPRTIIVALVIVSTTIYSAYSPWFVCALGGFAAVMLASATINPNTLVRPSWVAVYLATFAALGTLVFVIPLVWKSTASAFLVLFLQWMWRFSVSAGMGAYAIGVIRPATLQKALASSRIPTCFTIPISVALRVLPVIGHEVKAISDAMKLRGMSALSLRAAQYFTIPLLSTVVRSGDELASAALVRGLGGTAKPTSVTVVKFRVIDAVILLIVISFAIWRIVL, from the coding sequence CTAAACTTCCCGACCCGCGCACGATTATCGTAGCGCTCGTCATCGTCTCCACCACGATCTACAGTGCCTACTCGCCGTGGTTCGTGTGTGCTCTGGGCGGATTCGCCGCCGTGATGCTGGCGAGCGCTACGATCAACCCCAACACGCTCGTGCGCCCGAGCTGGGTTGCCGTCTACCTGGCCACGTTTGCGGCTCTCGGCACACTCGTCTTCGTGATACCACTGGTGTGGAAGTCAACGGCCAGCGCGTTCCTCGTGCTGTTTTTGCAGTGGATGTGGCGATTCAGTGTCAGCGCAGGAATGGGAGCCTACGCGATCGGTGTGATCCGACCTGCCACCTTGCAAAAAGCACTCGCCAGCTCACGAATCCCGACCTGTTTCACGATCCCGATCTCAGTCGCGTTACGTGTGCTGCCCGTGATCGGCCACGAGGTTAAAGCGATCTCAGATGCCATGAAACTACGCGGCATGTCCGCGCTTTCCCTGCGTGCGGCCCAGTACTTCACAATCCCGCTGTTATCGACCGTGGTACGCAGCGGAGACGAACTGGCATCTGCTGCCCTTGTACGCGGACTGGGCGGAACCGCAAAGCCCACCTCAGTCACGGTCGTGAAATTCCGTGTGATCGACGCGGTCATTCTGCTCATCGTTATCAGCTTCGCGATATGGAGAATCGTCCTATGA